CAAATGGGAATTCAAATTAAATAAAAGACATTCAAAAGCGTTTATTCCTCTTTTAAATGCTTCTACTCTAAGGAATAAAAAAGCTATATAGCTGAAAAGCGCTAAATCTCCTTGAGAGGAAAGCAATTAAATTGAGTGAAGAAGAAATTTTAACAATTATTAAGCGTCATCCTGAAGTTATAATTGAGGCTTTAGAAAAAAACCTAATGCTTTAACTAATTTAATGCTTAAATTAGCTCCATGGGATAGATTCGCTACAAAAGAAGATATTAAAATGCTTTTAGGCTTTATGGAGAAAAGATTTGAAGCTATTGATAAGCGCTTTAAAGATTTAAGGAATTATTCAGATAAAAGGTTTGAAGATTTAACGCGTTATGTTGATAAGCGTGTAGGCCTAATTGAAAAACTTTTAATAGGCTTTAATATACCAATATTAATAGGTATAATAGTAACGCTGGTAAACGTAATTCTCCATTAACAAGCTTTTATGTTAAGGGTTTCTTTAAAACAATAGTTTTAATGGCTCTTTTAAGCCTTAAAAGGCTTATAATCATGGATTTATAACACATTAAAAATCTTATTTTATGCAAAAAATCTCTATTTATAGTAGCAAATTAATTTTAAAGATGTAGCAAATGGGCTTGGTTTTAGTAAGCGAAGTAATAAATGCGATACTTTAGCTTGGTATAACGCTGAAAATCAATAAAACCAGCTTCATTTTAACTCATAATTTAAGGAGGGGAAGGGGGATTATGACGTCATGACGTCAAATGTAAGGAGCCTTAAAAATATAAGCATAAAGGGAAAAAACGCTTAAAAGAGCTTTAGAAAAAGGCTAATGATTAAATTGCATATCGCTTACAATAAAATTTTCAATTTCTCAATAAATCTTCTCACGTTTTCAATCCAATCTTTCACAGTCTCTTTTGGCAACCAGTTTTCATAAAAATTTTGATGCAACGATGTTGCAGAGCTCCATAAAGTGCTTAGCTCAAAGTCGTTAGTTTCTTTCCTTAAATTCGCTACAAATTCATGAAGCTCTCTATGGCTTCTTAACTCCTTTCCTCTTTTTGATGCTATTGCCTTCACCATTTGTGAAGCAGCTCCCCATGCTTTCTCAGATGCTTGAGCATAATCTCCTTTATTTAAAAATTCTTCCGCTTCCTTCATATATTTCTCCGATAAGAAGGAATGAATTTCAACCTTAGATTCAGGGTCTATAGGCTCTTTAAAAAGCATTGATAAAGCTTCCAATAATAATTCTTCATTCGAAACACCCAATTTTTTAGATTCTTCTTCCAACCTCTTTTTAATCTTTTCCGGAAGTGTTAACGAACTCATTTCCATTTCTCCGGTTAGGTTTCTTCTCTAAAGATTCAATTATAGCTTCTGAACGGTGTTTAATAATAGCTAGAAATCTTCTCCCCGCTCATTTATTTTAAACGCGCTCTTCAAACTATTTTAATGCCTTCAACTATATATAATTTTTACTATGCCTTATCGACTAATAGCTGAAAAGCTGCAATATTGAATTAAGCATTAGCTTGATATATACGATGCTCTTTAATAAGCTTCCTTTAAAGAGAGCCCCCATTCTTAAAGGTTGGTTAAGAGAAAAAGAATATTACTAAGAATCATTGTTCTTCATGAACATAGTAGTATAATGTATATTATGCAATATTCTCTATTGTAAGGATCTACCTGTTTATCTATTAAAAATTTGCCATTAATCTATTTGGAGGATGCGTAAAGGATTAATGATGTTAAGGTAGAATTAAAAGCTGGAGTGAATTCAAGCAAGACTAAAAGAGGATGAAATTTAATTCAAAATATGAAATATAAGTGA
This Candidatus Bathyarchaeota archaeon DNA region includes the following protein-coding sequences:
- a CDS encoding PaREP1 family protein, which produces MEMSSLTLPEKIKKRLEEESKKLGVSNEELLLEALSMLFKEPIDPESKVEIHSFLSEKYMKEAEEFLNKGDYAQASEKAWGAASQMVKAIASKRGKELRSHRELHEFVANLRKETNDFELSTLWSSATSLHQNFYENWLPKETVKDWIENVRRFIEKLKILL